In Leptodactylus fuscus isolate aLepFus1 chromosome 2, aLepFus1.hap2, whole genome shotgun sequence, one genomic interval encodes:
- the LOC142195745 gene encoding keratin, type II cytoskeletal 7-like, whose product MAYQQRGFSTRSAIPAGGVSSVRISQTRTTSGAGGGFGRAGGFSSSSLSNLGQVRKSVSYSVGSSRGGVGGGSLYGVGAGSGFGGGFGGGFGGGHVAGPGIQEVTINHSLLAPLNLEIDPTIQNVRKEEREQIKTLNNKFASFIDKVRFLEQQNKVLETKWDLLQKQKTSTTSNIGPLFETYIANLRRQLDSLINDKSRLDGELRNMQDTVEDFKNKYEDEINKRTTAENEFVVLKKDVDGNYLNKVELEAKVDALTDEINFLRALYEAELRELQTQISDTSVVLSMDNNRALDLDSIIAEVKSQYEEIAQKSRAEAESVYQNKFQELQLTAGRHGDDLRSTKAEISELNRSIQRLQAEIENVKAQRAKLEAQIAEAEERGELALKDARSKLAELEAALQKAKQDMARQLREYQELMNVKLALDIEIATYRKLLEGEESRLTGEGVGAVSVSVVNSSSSGIGGGSGYGGFSGSSFGVGSGYGGGSVKFSSGGGSSAVKSYSVTTSSSRSSIKY is encoded by the exons ATGGCTTACCAACAAAGAGGCTTCAGCACTCGCTCAGCTATCCCTGCGGGAGGTGTTAGCTCAGTTAGAATTAGCCAGACTCGCACAACCTCTGGAGCTGGTGGAGGATTTGGGAGGGCAGGAGGCTTCAGCAGCTCAAGCTTGTCCAACCTTGGCCAAGTGAGGAAGAGCGTCTCCTACAGTGTTGGCAGCAGCAGAGGTGGTGTCGGTGGTGGCTCTCTCTATGGAGTTGGAGCTGGGTCTGGATTCGGTGGTGGCTTTGGAGGTGGCTTCGGAGGTGGCCATGTCGCTGGACCTGGAATCCAGGAAGTGACCATCAACCACAGCCTGCTGGCACCCCTGAACCTGGAGATTGACCCCACAATTCAAAACGtcaggaaggaagagagagagcagATCAAGACCTTGAACAACAAGTTTGCTTCTTTCATTGACAAG GTACGATTCCTGGAACAACAAAACAAAGTTTTGGAGACAAAATGGGATCTTCTGCAGAAACAGAAGACTTCTACAACCAGCAACATTGGACCCTTGTTCGAAACTTACATTGCCAACCTCAGGAGGCAGCTAGACAGCCTGATCAACGATAAGAGCAGACTGGATGGAGAACTGAGGAACATGCAAGACACAGTGGAAGACTTCAAGAACAA GTATGAGGATGAAATCAACAAGCGTACTACAGCTGAGAATGAATTTGTTGTGCTCAAGAAG GATGTGGATGGTAACTACCTTAACAAAGTAGAGCTGGAAGCCAAGGTGGATGCTCTGACTGATGAGATCAACTTCCTGAGGGCCCTATATGAAGCT GAGCTGCGAGAGCTGCAGACACAGATCTCAGACACCTCAGTTGTCCTGTCCATGGACAACAACAGAGCCTTGGACCTGGACAGCATCATTGCAGAAGTTAAGTCTCAGTATGAAGAAATTGCCCAAAAGAGCCGTGCTGAGGCTGAATCTGTGTACCAAAACAAA TTCCAGGAGCTCCAACTCACGGCTGGACGTCATGGAGATGACCTGCGCTCCACCAAGGCCGAGATCTCTGAGCTGAACCGTAGCATCCAAAGGCTTCAGGCTGAGATTGAGAATGTGAAGGCCCAG cgTGCCAAACTGGAAGCACAGATCGCTGAGGCTGAAGAGCGTGGTGAACTGGCACTGAAGGATGCCCGCTCCAAACTGGCCGAACTGGAGGCCGCTCTTCAGAAGGCCAAGCAGGACATGGCTCGCCAACTGCGCGAATACCAGGAACTGATGAATGTCAAACTAGCTCTGGATATTGAGATCGCCACCTACAGGAAACTGCTGGAAGGAGAAGAGAGCAG ACTGACCGGTGAAGGTGTTGGCGCTGTTAGCGTAT CTGTGGTGAACTCAAGCAGCTCCGGCATTGGAGGTGGAAGTGGATATGGTGGCTTTTCTGGAAGCAGCTTTGGTGTTGGATCAGGATACGGCGGCGGCTCTGTGAAGTTCAGCAGCGGTGGTGGATCTAGTGCTGTGAAGTCCTACTCTGTGACAACATCTTCCAGCAGAAGCAGCATTAAATACTAA